The Sulfitobacter sp. OXR-159 DNA window CGATCCTGCGCTCAACATTGATTGGGGCCTTGAAGGAGGCGCGCCGGTCCTGTCCGATAAAGACGCAACAGCGCCTCTTCTCGCAGAGCACGCCGCGCATTTTACCTGGGAGCGCCCCTCATGAAGTTGCTGGTCACCGGGGGAGCCGGTTTTATCGGGTCTGCCGTGGTGCGGCTTGCGTTGACCAGAGGGCATGCGGTGGTGAACGTAGACGCGCTAACCTATGCCGCCTGCCTCGATAACCTGAATAATGTCGCAGGTATGCCTGAATATGCCTTCGAACATGCTGACATCCGAGATGGCAAGGCATTGGCGCAGATCTTTACCAATCACCAGCCCGATGCGGTGCTGCACCTTGCGGCCGAAAGCCATGTCGATCGTTCCATTGATGGGCCTGGGGCATTTATCGATACAAATGTAACTGGCACATATTCCTTGCTGCAAGCCGCGCGGGCGTACTGGGAGGCGCATGGCCGCCAAACCAGTTTCCGGTTTCACCACGTCTCGACTGACGAGGTATACGGAAGTCTCGGCACCGAAGGATACTTTACCGAAGAGACCCCCTATGCCCCCAATAGCCCCTATTCAGCTTCAAAGGCAGCCTCCGACCATCTCGTGCGTGCCTGGAGCGAAACTTACGGCTTACCGGTTCTGATCACCAATTGCTCCAACAATTATGGCCATCATCACTTCCCCGAAAAACTAATCCCCGTGGTGATCCTCAACGCTTTGGCGGGCAAGCCAATCCCGGTGTATGGTACGGGCGAGAATGTGCGCGATTGGCTCTACGTCGATGATCACGCCAACGCTCTGCTGACAGTTCTCACAAAAGGCGCTCCCGGGCGGACTTATAATATTGGTGGCAATGCCGAAGCCCGCAACATTGATCTGGTGCGTCAGATTTGTACGCTGTTGGATGAGCTGCATCCAGCGGACCACCCCTATGCCGATCTCATCACCTTCGTCGAGGATCGCCCCGGTCACGATGCACGGTATGCGATTGACGCCAGTCGCATCCGAGAAGAACTCGGCTGGCGACCCTCCGTGACCCTTGAGGAGGGCTTGCGCCGTACGGTGACGTGGTACCTCAACAATCCCGAATGGTGGCAAGCGCTGCAACAGCGTGACGGGGTCGGCAATCGGCTGGGCCGCGCATGAGCCTGCTGGTTTTCGGCTCAACAGGGCAACTCGCCGCGGCGCTGCGCTCAAGCGCGCCAGATGCACTATTCCTCAATCGAGAAGCTGCCGATCTGACAAAACCCGATACATGTGCAGCAGCAATACATGCCGCACAGCCCTCAGCGGTGATTAACGCTGCAGCTTACACGGCGGTTGATCGCGCTGAGGAAGAAGAAGCGCTGGCCACTACCATAAACGCAACAGCTCCCGGGGCCATGGCGCGTGCCTGCGCTGACGCCTCTATCCCGTTCTTACATGTTTCAACAGATTACGTGTTTGAGGGCAGCGGGCAACATCCCTGGCGCCCCGAAGACCCGGTTTCCCCTCTAAACGCCTATGGGCGCAGCAAGGCCGCGGGAGAAGCCGCGGTCCGCGCTGCAGGAGGAGCGCATGCAATCTTGCGCACTTCTTGGGTATTCTCCGCCACGGGCCGGAATTTTGTGACTGCCATGCTTGAGCTTGCACAAAAGCGCGACCAGTTGAATGTGGTGGATGACCAGATCGGTGGGCCGACCCCTGCGTGCGCTATTGCACAGGCCTTACTCAAAATGGCTGAAGCAATGATCGCGGGCCAAGGCGGCGGCACCTATCACTTCGCCGGAGCGCCCTTCGTAAGCTGGGCAGGCTTCGCGCGCGAAATATTTGCCTGCTCAGGGCAAAATGTGGCTGTCTCCGGCATACCCGCCTCCGCGTATCCCACAACAGCGCAGAGACCTTTGAACTCTCGGCTGGACTGCACCTCCTTGGAAGCAGACTTTGGCATTCAGCCGCCAGATTGGCGCGCTAAACTGGCTGAAGTCGTGGAGGGATTAGTCTAACGCAACTGCTGTAACCGAGGCAAAGTTTTGAAGCGTTTGAAGCCAAGCACCCTATAGAGTTGACCCGCCCCCACTCGTTCCCCATTCTAGCCGCCTCCGCCTACAGAATGGCACTCGACCAC harbors:
- the rfbB gene encoding dTDP-glucose 4,6-dehydratase; amino-acid sequence: MKLLVTGGAGFIGSAVVRLALTRGHAVVNVDALTYAACLDNLNNVAGMPEYAFEHADIRDGKALAQIFTNHQPDAVLHLAAESHVDRSIDGPGAFIDTNVTGTYSLLQAARAYWEAHGRQTSFRFHHVSTDEVYGSLGTEGYFTEETPYAPNSPYSASKAASDHLVRAWSETYGLPVLITNCSNNYGHHHFPEKLIPVVILNALAGKPIPVYGTGENVRDWLYVDDHANALLTVLTKGAPGRTYNIGGNAEARNIDLVRQICTLLDELHPADHPYADLITFVEDRPGHDARYAIDASRIREELGWRPSVTLEEGLRRTVTWYLNNPEWWQALQQRDGVGNRLGRA
- the rfbD gene encoding dTDP-4-dehydrorhamnose reductase — protein: MSLLVFGSTGQLAAALRSSAPDALFLNREAADLTKPDTCAAAIHAAQPSAVINAAAYTAVDRAEEEEALATTINATAPGAMARACADASIPFLHVSTDYVFEGSGQHPWRPEDPVSPLNAYGRSKAAGEAAVRAAGGAHAILRTSWVFSATGRNFVTAMLELAQKRDQLNVVDDQIGGPTPACAIAQALLKMAEAMIAGQGGGTYHFAGAPFVSWAGFAREIFACSGQNVAVSGIPASAYPTTAQRPLNSRLDCTSLEADFGIQPPDWRAKLAEVVEGLV